A genomic window from Cricetulus griseus strain 17A/GY chromosome 4, alternate assembly CriGri-PICRH-1.0, whole genome shotgun sequence includes:
- the Atp5mg gene encoding ATP synthase subunit g, mitochondrial — MAKFVRNFAEKAPALVSAAVTYSKPRLATFWYYAKVELVPPTPAEIPAAIQSVKKIIQSAKTGSFKQLTVKEAVLNGLVATEVWMWFYIGEIIGKRGIVGYDV; from the exons ATGGCCAAGTTCGTCCGTAACTTCGCGGAGAAGGCCCCGGCGCTAGTAAGCG cTGCTGTGACTTACTCGAAGCCTCGATTGGCCACATTTTGGTACTACGCCAAGGTTGAACTGGTTCCCCCAACCCCTGCTGAAATCCCTGCAGCTATTCAGAgtgtgaaaaaaataattcaaagtgcTAAAACTGGTAGCTTCAAACAGCTTACAGTTAAG GAAGCTGTGCTAAATGGTTTGGTCGCCACTGAGGTGTGGATGTGGTTTTATATCGGAGAGATCATAGGCAAACGTGGCATCGTTGGCTATGATGTTTGA